In Vespa crabro chromosome 13, iyVesCrab1.2, whole genome shotgun sequence, one DNA window encodes the following:
- the LOC124428577 gene encoding disheveled-associated activator of morphogenesis 1 isoform X2 produces METVLEKMGKLNLRIPSCPVKSPQPLKEFVGRCQTMPSRVKKSFCGCLQDDEPPEITYCVVEHTGTLTLQAMTPTLPMPAEEELNKMFLELVDELDLTQANRQAVLALPANKKWQIYCSRKGNGTLENGGLRTTDLSGDPDDYIDRIRTIASSQYPEEGEDAAIRMRQVEALKTALRTQPHSFVLRFIELDGLNALLQVLERMDVEAANSNLHTSVIGCLKALMNNSNGRAHVLAHPTAINTISQSLATENIKTKISVLEILGAVCLVPGGHRKVLEAMLHFQHYHSERTRFQSIINDLDKNFGIYKDNLSLKTAIMSFINAVLNYGPGQVTLEFRLHLRYELLMLGIQPIIEKLRKYENETLDRHLDFFEMVRNEDEKELARKFEKEHVDTKSATTMFDLLRRKLSHTAAYPHLLSLLQHCLLLPLDYGSHPQHWLLFDRIVQQIVLQTEGNETGIAKNPDIAPIDINVKEIVHLLAKEEELVAARKKAEELERENSDMSTRLAKKEQELDLRTQEKEDMEASLARIKERLEKETSMHIETKQRISELQDNLEILSRQINNEKSERKRLEQLVASGSLPDDAKATLKIVDDEVLEKVEAKPMPPPPPPPPLAPPPPPCLMPAAPPPMKVEIVKNVPQPSNPLKSFNWSKIPEQKLQGTIWSELDDTKLYNVMDLESIDKIFCAYQKNGVSAEGSIEDLRTLGKNKKTMSVIDSRRAQNCTILLSKLKLSDNEITRTILSMDQQNILHIDMVEQLLKYIPSSEEAALLDMHQKELQNRADCFLYQISKVPHYEQRLRSLHYKKKFSASIAELTPRMRAVLEASRQVARSRRLRKLLELVLALGNYVNRGNARGNACGFRLASLNRLVDTKSSCSKGTTLLHYLVQILESRFREVLDIEEDMPHVRTAARVSMADLQKEVANLKNGLQDVQREIEFHRGQSQVLQGDMFLPAMRDFQAQATCRLAEAEDLFQDMKTRFDRAVRLFGEDSAGVQPNEFFGIFENFLQALAEARQDVENMRKKIEEEERRAKQEQELRKRTMERKNSREGILNSISLSKKNEANGNQGDNKGEFDDLISALRTGDVFGEDIAKFKRSKRRPVTPCGQESRRHSAHREDSRERH; encoded by the exons ATGGAAACTGTCCTTGAAAAAATGGGCAAGCTCAATCTG AGGATTCCGAGCTGTCCTGTAAAGAGTCCACAACCACTGAAGGAGTTTGTCGGCCGCTGTCAAACGATGCCATCGAGAGTGAAGAAGTCTTTTTGCGGTTGCCTCCAA GATGACGAACCACCGGAAATCACGTACTGTGTGGTGGAACACACTGGTACGCTCACGCTTCAAGCAATGACACCGACTTTGCCGATGCCAGCTGAAGAAGAATTGAACAAGATGTTCCTTGAGTTGGTCGACGAGCTCGATTTGACGCAAGCTAATCGACAAGCAGTTTTGGCACTTCCGGCTAATAAGAAATGGCAGATATATTGTTCGAGAAAGGGAAATGGAACGCTTGAAAATGGAGGCTTGAGAACCACTGATCTTAGCGGGGATCCtgacgattatatcgataggATCAGGACAATTGCAAGT AGTCAATATCcagaggaaggagaagatgCAGCGATACGAATGCGTCAAGTAGAAGCTTTGAAGACAGCTCTGAGAACGCAACCGCACAGCTTCGTCCTAAGGTTCATCGAACTTGATGGTTTGAACGCTTTACTGCAGGTTCTAGAAAGAATGGACGTGGAGGCAGCCAATAGCAATCTTCACACAAGCGTGATAGGTTGTTTAAAAGCTTTGATGAACAATTCG aaTGGCAGGGCACATGTGCTGGCACATCCCACAGCAATCAATACCATATCTCAATCGCTCGCAACGGAGaacataaaaacaaaaatttcagTATTGGAAATACTCGGTGCAGTTTGTTTGGTACCTGGTGGTCATCGTAAAGTTTTAGAAGCTATGCTACATTTTCAACATTATCATTCCGAGAGAACACGTTtccaaagtataataaatgatcTCGACAAAAATTTTGGTATCTACAAGGacaatctctctctcaaaaCGGCTATAATGTCCTTCATCAACGCCGTCCTTAATTATGGGCCCGGTCAAGTAACTTTAGAATTTAGACTCCATCTCAGATACGAATTGCTCATGCTCGGCATTCAAccgattattgaaaaattgagGAAATATGAGAATGAGACGCTCGACAGGCACCTTGATTTTTTTGAAATGGTTCGTAACGAGGACGAGAAGGAATTGGCTAGGAAGTTTGAAAAGGAACACGTGGACACTAAAAGCGCAACGACCATGTTTGATTTATTGAGGCGAAAACTCAGTCACACGGCAGCTTATCCTCATCTTCTCAGTTTATTACAACATTGTTTACTGTTACCAC TCGATTATGGTTCGCACCCACAACATTGGCTACTTTTCGATCGAATCGTCCAACAAATTGTCTTACAGACTGAAGGAAACGAAACAGGGATAGCAAAAAATCCTGACATCGCACCAATCGATATCAACGTGAAGGAAATCGTTCATTTATTGGCCAAAGAAGAGGAATTAGTTGCTGCCAGAAAGAAAGCTGAAGAATTGGAACGTGAAAATTCTGATATGTCAACGAGATTGGCTAAGAAGGAACAAGAACTTGATTTACGAACACAAGAGAAG GAGGACATGGAGGCAAGTTTGGCAAGGATCAAGGAACGTCTGGAAAAAGAAACCTCGATGCATATAGAGACGAAACAGAGAATATCAGAGTTACAGGATAATCTCGAGATTTTGTCGCGacaaattaataacgaaaagtcCGAGAGGAAACGATTGGAACAATTGGTAGCATCGGGAAGTTTACCGGACGATGCCAAAGCTACTTTAAAGATCGTAGACGATGAGGTTCTTGAAAAAGTCGAAGCCAAACCGATGCCACCTCCGCCGCCTCCACCGCCTTTGGCACCGCCTCCTCCACCTTGTTTAATGCCAGCTGCTCCACCTCCGATGaag GTTGAGATAGTAAAAAACGTTCCTCAACCAAGCAATCCATTGAAATCCTTCAATTGGTCGAAGATACCAGAACAGAAACTCCAAGGTACGATTTGGTCCGAGCTAGACGATACAAAATTATACAACGTCATGGATTTAGAATCGATCGACAAGATCTTTTGTGCCTATCAGAAGAACGGTGTATCCGCTGAAGGTTCCATCGAAGATCTACGTACTTTgggaaagaataagaaaactaTGTCGGTGATCGACTCGAGAAGAGCACAGAATtgtacgatattattgtcgaaaCTTAAATTGTCTGACAACGAGATCACCAGAACGATACTGTCGATGGACCAACAGAATATACTACACATTGACATGGTcgaacaattattaaaatacattcCTTCGTCGGAAGAAGCTGCTCTTTTAGATATGCATCAAAAGGAATTACAAAATAGGGCTGATTGTTTCCTCTATCAGATTTCAAA AGTTCCTCACTACGAACAGAGACTTAGATCGTTAcactataaaaagaaattctcagCTAGTATAGCAGAATTAACACCAAGAATGAGAGCGGTTCTTGAAGCTAGTCGTCAAGTTGCAAGATCTAGAAGACTCAGGAAATTATTAGAACTGGTTCTAGCTCTTGGGAATTATGTAAATCGCGGAAATGCTCGCGGTAATGCTTGTGGATTTCGATTAGCTTCTTTGAATCGTCTAGTTGATACGAAATCTTCTTGCTCAAAAGGCACCACTCTTTTACACTATCTCGTACAAATCCTTGAATCAAGGTTCCGTGAAGTTTTAGATATTGAAGAAGATATGCCGCATGTTAGGACAGCTGCTAGAGTTAGCATGGCTGATCTTCAAAAAGAAGTGGCTAACTTGAAGAATGGTTTGCAAGACGTTCAAAGGGAAATTG aatttcaTCGAGGCCAATCTCAGGTATTGCAAGGTGACATGTTTTTACCAGCTATGAGAGACTTCCAGGCGCAAGCCACATGTAGATTAGCCGAAGCTGAGGACTTGTTCCAAGATATGAAGACTAGA TTTGACCGAGCTGTTAGACTATTCGGTGAGGATTCTGCGGGTGTACAACCAAACGAATTCTTTGGTATATTCGAAAACTTCCTTCAAGCGCTTGCTGAAGCTAGACAAGATGTTGAAAACATGAGAAAGAAGATCGAGGAAGAAGAACGTCGTGCTAAACAGGAACAAGAG CTGCGAAAAAGGacaatggaaagaaaaaattctcgtGAAGGAATATTAAACAGTATATCATTAAGTAAAAAGAACGAAGCTAATGGTAATCAAGGAGACAACAAAGGTGAATTCGACGATCTAATTTCTGCGCTTCGTACCGGAGATGTTTTTGGCGAAGACATAGCCAAATTTAAAAGATCTAAACGTAGGCCGGTAACACCATGTGGTCAAGAATCACGTAGGCATAGCGCTCATAGGGAAGATTCACGAGAACGACATTAG
- the LOC124428577 gene encoding disheveled-associated activator of morphogenesis 1 isoform X1: MASNEERDIDSYGEPVTPPRRWISYVRIPSCPVKSPQPLKEFVGRCQTMPSRVKKSFCGCLQDDEPPEITYCVVEHTGTLTLQAMTPTLPMPAEEELNKMFLELVDELDLTQANRQAVLALPANKKWQIYCSRKGNGTLENGGLRTTDLSGDPDDYIDRIRTIASSQYPEEGEDAAIRMRQVEALKTALRTQPHSFVLRFIELDGLNALLQVLERMDVEAANSNLHTSVIGCLKALMNNSNGRAHVLAHPTAINTISQSLATENIKTKISVLEILGAVCLVPGGHRKVLEAMLHFQHYHSERTRFQSIINDLDKNFGIYKDNLSLKTAIMSFINAVLNYGPGQVTLEFRLHLRYELLMLGIQPIIEKLRKYENETLDRHLDFFEMVRNEDEKELARKFEKEHVDTKSATTMFDLLRRKLSHTAAYPHLLSLLQHCLLLPLDYGSHPQHWLLFDRIVQQIVLQTEGNETGIAKNPDIAPIDINVKEIVHLLAKEEELVAARKKAEELERENSDMSTRLAKKEQELDLRTQEKEDMEASLARIKERLEKETSMHIETKQRISELQDNLEILSRQINNEKSERKRLEQLVASGSLPDDAKATLKIVDDEVLEKVEAKPMPPPPPPPPLAPPPPPCLMPAAPPPMKVEIVKNVPQPSNPLKSFNWSKIPEQKLQGTIWSELDDTKLYNVMDLESIDKIFCAYQKNGVSAEGSIEDLRTLGKNKKTMSVIDSRRAQNCTILLSKLKLSDNEITRTILSMDQQNILHIDMVEQLLKYIPSSEEAALLDMHQKELQNRADCFLYQISKVPHYEQRLRSLHYKKKFSASIAELTPRMRAVLEASRQVARSRRLRKLLELVLALGNYVNRGNARGNACGFRLASLNRLVDTKSSCSKGTTLLHYLVQILESRFREVLDIEEDMPHVRTAARVSMADLQKEVANLKNGLQDVQREIEFHRGQSQVLQGDMFLPAMRDFQAQATCRLAEAEDLFQDMKTRFDRAVRLFGEDSAGVQPNEFFGIFENFLQALAEARQDVENMRKKIEEEERRAKQEQELRKRTMERKNSREGILNSISLSKKNEANGNQGDNKGEFDDLISALRTGDVFGEDIAKFKRSKRRPVTPCGQESRRHSAHREDSRERH, encoded by the exons ATGGCTTCGAATGAGGAACGAGATATCGATAGTTACGGTGAACCCGTGACGCCTCCACGTCGATGGATTTCTTATGTA AGGATTCCGAGCTGTCCTGTAAAGAGTCCACAACCACTGAAGGAGTTTGTCGGCCGCTGTCAAACGATGCCATCGAGAGTGAAGAAGTCTTTTTGCGGTTGCCTCCAA GATGACGAACCACCGGAAATCACGTACTGTGTGGTGGAACACACTGGTACGCTCACGCTTCAAGCAATGACACCGACTTTGCCGATGCCAGCTGAAGAAGAATTGAACAAGATGTTCCTTGAGTTGGTCGACGAGCTCGATTTGACGCAAGCTAATCGACAAGCAGTTTTGGCACTTCCGGCTAATAAGAAATGGCAGATATATTGTTCGAGAAAGGGAAATGGAACGCTTGAAAATGGAGGCTTGAGAACCACTGATCTTAGCGGGGATCCtgacgattatatcgataggATCAGGACAATTGCAAGT AGTCAATATCcagaggaaggagaagatgCAGCGATACGAATGCGTCAAGTAGAAGCTTTGAAGACAGCTCTGAGAACGCAACCGCACAGCTTCGTCCTAAGGTTCATCGAACTTGATGGTTTGAACGCTTTACTGCAGGTTCTAGAAAGAATGGACGTGGAGGCAGCCAATAGCAATCTTCACACAAGCGTGATAGGTTGTTTAAAAGCTTTGATGAACAATTCG aaTGGCAGGGCACATGTGCTGGCACATCCCACAGCAATCAATACCATATCTCAATCGCTCGCAACGGAGaacataaaaacaaaaatttcagTATTGGAAATACTCGGTGCAGTTTGTTTGGTACCTGGTGGTCATCGTAAAGTTTTAGAAGCTATGCTACATTTTCAACATTATCATTCCGAGAGAACACGTTtccaaagtataataaatgatcTCGACAAAAATTTTGGTATCTACAAGGacaatctctctctcaaaaCGGCTATAATGTCCTTCATCAACGCCGTCCTTAATTATGGGCCCGGTCAAGTAACTTTAGAATTTAGACTCCATCTCAGATACGAATTGCTCATGCTCGGCATTCAAccgattattgaaaaattgagGAAATATGAGAATGAGACGCTCGACAGGCACCTTGATTTTTTTGAAATGGTTCGTAACGAGGACGAGAAGGAATTGGCTAGGAAGTTTGAAAAGGAACACGTGGACACTAAAAGCGCAACGACCATGTTTGATTTATTGAGGCGAAAACTCAGTCACACGGCAGCTTATCCTCATCTTCTCAGTTTATTACAACATTGTTTACTGTTACCAC TCGATTATGGTTCGCACCCACAACATTGGCTACTTTTCGATCGAATCGTCCAACAAATTGTCTTACAGACTGAAGGAAACGAAACAGGGATAGCAAAAAATCCTGACATCGCACCAATCGATATCAACGTGAAGGAAATCGTTCATTTATTGGCCAAAGAAGAGGAATTAGTTGCTGCCAGAAAGAAAGCTGAAGAATTGGAACGTGAAAATTCTGATATGTCAACGAGATTGGCTAAGAAGGAACAAGAACTTGATTTACGAACACAAGAGAAG GAGGACATGGAGGCAAGTTTGGCAAGGATCAAGGAACGTCTGGAAAAAGAAACCTCGATGCATATAGAGACGAAACAGAGAATATCAGAGTTACAGGATAATCTCGAGATTTTGTCGCGacaaattaataacgaaaagtcCGAGAGGAAACGATTGGAACAATTGGTAGCATCGGGAAGTTTACCGGACGATGCCAAAGCTACTTTAAAGATCGTAGACGATGAGGTTCTTGAAAAAGTCGAAGCCAAACCGATGCCACCTCCGCCGCCTCCACCGCCTTTGGCACCGCCTCCTCCACCTTGTTTAATGCCAGCTGCTCCACCTCCGATGaag GTTGAGATAGTAAAAAACGTTCCTCAACCAAGCAATCCATTGAAATCCTTCAATTGGTCGAAGATACCAGAACAGAAACTCCAAGGTACGATTTGGTCCGAGCTAGACGATACAAAATTATACAACGTCATGGATTTAGAATCGATCGACAAGATCTTTTGTGCCTATCAGAAGAACGGTGTATCCGCTGAAGGTTCCATCGAAGATCTACGTACTTTgggaaagaataagaaaactaTGTCGGTGATCGACTCGAGAAGAGCACAGAATtgtacgatattattgtcgaaaCTTAAATTGTCTGACAACGAGATCACCAGAACGATACTGTCGATGGACCAACAGAATATACTACACATTGACATGGTcgaacaattattaaaatacattcCTTCGTCGGAAGAAGCTGCTCTTTTAGATATGCATCAAAAGGAATTACAAAATAGGGCTGATTGTTTCCTCTATCAGATTTCAAA AGTTCCTCACTACGAACAGAGACTTAGATCGTTAcactataaaaagaaattctcagCTAGTATAGCAGAATTAACACCAAGAATGAGAGCGGTTCTTGAAGCTAGTCGTCAAGTTGCAAGATCTAGAAGACTCAGGAAATTATTAGAACTGGTTCTAGCTCTTGGGAATTATGTAAATCGCGGAAATGCTCGCGGTAATGCTTGTGGATTTCGATTAGCTTCTTTGAATCGTCTAGTTGATACGAAATCTTCTTGCTCAAAAGGCACCACTCTTTTACACTATCTCGTACAAATCCTTGAATCAAGGTTCCGTGAAGTTTTAGATATTGAAGAAGATATGCCGCATGTTAGGACAGCTGCTAGAGTTAGCATGGCTGATCTTCAAAAAGAAGTGGCTAACTTGAAGAATGGTTTGCAAGACGTTCAAAGGGAAATTG aatttcaTCGAGGCCAATCTCAGGTATTGCAAGGTGACATGTTTTTACCAGCTATGAGAGACTTCCAGGCGCAAGCCACATGTAGATTAGCCGAAGCTGAGGACTTGTTCCAAGATATGAAGACTAGA TTTGACCGAGCTGTTAGACTATTCGGTGAGGATTCTGCGGGTGTACAACCAAACGAATTCTTTGGTATATTCGAAAACTTCCTTCAAGCGCTTGCTGAAGCTAGACAAGATGTTGAAAACATGAGAAAGAAGATCGAGGAAGAAGAACGTCGTGCTAAACAGGAACAAGAG CTGCGAAAAAGGacaatggaaagaaaaaattctcgtGAAGGAATATTAAACAGTATATCATTAAGTAAAAAGAACGAAGCTAATGGTAATCAAGGAGACAACAAAGGTGAATTCGACGATCTAATTTCTGCGCTTCGTACCGGAGATGTTTTTGGCGAAGACATAGCCAAATTTAAAAGATCTAAACGTAGGCCGGTAACACCATGTGGTCAAGAATCACGTAGGCATAGCGCTCATAGGGAAGATTCACGAGAACGACATTAG
- the LOC124428577 gene encoding disheveled-associated activator of morphogenesis 1 isoform X3 — MFFKRIPSCPVKSPQPLKEFVGRCQTMPSRVKKSFCGCLQDDEPPEITYCVVEHTGTLTLQAMTPTLPMPAEEELNKMFLELVDELDLTQANRQAVLALPANKKWQIYCSRKGNGTLENGGLRTTDLSGDPDDYIDRIRTIASSQYPEEGEDAAIRMRQVEALKTALRTQPHSFVLRFIELDGLNALLQVLERMDVEAANSNLHTSVIGCLKALMNNSNGRAHVLAHPTAINTISQSLATENIKTKISVLEILGAVCLVPGGHRKVLEAMLHFQHYHSERTRFQSIINDLDKNFGIYKDNLSLKTAIMSFINAVLNYGPGQVTLEFRLHLRYELLMLGIQPIIEKLRKYENETLDRHLDFFEMVRNEDEKELARKFEKEHVDTKSATTMFDLLRRKLSHTAAYPHLLSLLQHCLLLPLDYGSHPQHWLLFDRIVQQIVLQTEGNETGIAKNPDIAPIDINVKEIVHLLAKEEELVAARKKAEELERENSDMSTRLAKKEQELDLRTQEKEDMEASLARIKERLEKETSMHIETKQRISELQDNLEILSRQINNEKSERKRLEQLVASGSLPDDAKATLKIVDDEVLEKVEAKPMPPPPPPPPLAPPPPPCLMPAAPPPMKVEIVKNVPQPSNPLKSFNWSKIPEQKLQGTIWSELDDTKLYNVMDLESIDKIFCAYQKNGVSAEGSIEDLRTLGKNKKTMSVIDSRRAQNCTILLSKLKLSDNEITRTILSMDQQNILHIDMVEQLLKYIPSSEEAALLDMHQKELQNRADCFLYQISKVPHYEQRLRSLHYKKKFSASIAELTPRMRAVLEASRQVARSRRLRKLLELVLALGNYVNRGNARGNACGFRLASLNRLVDTKSSCSKGTTLLHYLVQILESRFREVLDIEEDMPHVRTAARVSMADLQKEVANLKNGLQDVQREIEFHRGQSQVLQGDMFLPAMRDFQAQATCRLAEAEDLFQDMKTRFDRAVRLFGEDSAGVQPNEFFGIFENFLQALAEARQDVENMRKKIEEEERRAKQEQELRKRTMERKNSREGILNSISLSKKNEANGNQGDNKGEFDDLISALRTGDVFGEDIAKFKRSKRRPVTPCGQESRRHSAHREDSRERH; from the exons AGGATTCCGAGCTGTCCTGTAAAGAGTCCACAACCACTGAAGGAGTTTGTCGGCCGCTGTCAAACGATGCCATCGAGAGTGAAGAAGTCTTTTTGCGGTTGCCTCCAA GATGACGAACCACCGGAAATCACGTACTGTGTGGTGGAACACACTGGTACGCTCACGCTTCAAGCAATGACACCGACTTTGCCGATGCCAGCTGAAGAAGAATTGAACAAGATGTTCCTTGAGTTGGTCGACGAGCTCGATTTGACGCAAGCTAATCGACAAGCAGTTTTGGCACTTCCGGCTAATAAGAAATGGCAGATATATTGTTCGAGAAAGGGAAATGGAACGCTTGAAAATGGAGGCTTGAGAACCACTGATCTTAGCGGGGATCCtgacgattatatcgataggATCAGGACAATTGCAAGT AGTCAATATCcagaggaaggagaagatgCAGCGATACGAATGCGTCAAGTAGAAGCTTTGAAGACAGCTCTGAGAACGCAACCGCACAGCTTCGTCCTAAGGTTCATCGAACTTGATGGTTTGAACGCTTTACTGCAGGTTCTAGAAAGAATGGACGTGGAGGCAGCCAATAGCAATCTTCACACAAGCGTGATAGGTTGTTTAAAAGCTTTGATGAACAATTCG aaTGGCAGGGCACATGTGCTGGCACATCCCACAGCAATCAATACCATATCTCAATCGCTCGCAACGGAGaacataaaaacaaaaatttcagTATTGGAAATACTCGGTGCAGTTTGTTTGGTACCTGGTGGTCATCGTAAAGTTTTAGAAGCTATGCTACATTTTCAACATTATCATTCCGAGAGAACACGTTtccaaagtataataaatgatcTCGACAAAAATTTTGGTATCTACAAGGacaatctctctctcaaaaCGGCTATAATGTCCTTCATCAACGCCGTCCTTAATTATGGGCCCGGTCAAGTAACTTTAGAATTTAGACTCCATCTCAGATACGAATTGCTCATGCTCGGCATTCAAccgattattgaaaaattgagGAAATATGAGAATGAGACGCTCGACAGGCACCTTGATTTTTTTGAAATGGTTCGTAACGAGGACGAGAAGGAATTGGCTAGGAAGTTTGAAAAGGAACACGTGGACACTAAAAGCGCAACGACCATGTTTGATTTATTGAGGCGAAAACTCAGTCACACGGCAGCTTATCCTCATCTTCTCAGTTTATTACAACATTGTTTACTGTTACCAC TCGATTATGGTTCGCACCCACAACATTGGCTACTTTTCGATCGAATCGTCCAACAAATTGTCTTACAGACTGAAGGAAACGAAACAGGGATAGCAAAAAATCCTGACATCGCACCAATCGATATCAACGTGAAGGAAATCGTTCATTTATTGGCCAAAGAAGAGGAATTAGTTGCTGCCAGAAAGAAAGCTGAAGAATTGGAACGTGAAAATTCTGATATGTCAACGAGATTGGCTAAGAAGGAACAAGAACTTGATTTACGAACACAAGAGAAG GAGGACATGGAGGCAAGTTTGGCAAGGATCAAGGAACGTCTGGAAAAAGAAACCTCGATGCATATAGAGACGAAACAGAGAATATCAGAGTTACAGGATAATCTCGAGATTTTGTCGCGacaaattaataacgaaaagtcCGAGAGGAAACGATTGGAACAATTGGTAGCATCGGGAAGTTTACCGGACGATGCCAAAGCTACTTTAAAGATCGTAGACGATGAGGTTCTTGAAAAAGTCGAAGCCAAACCGATGCCACCTCCGCCGCCTCCACCGCCTTTGGCACCGCCTCCTCCACCTTGTTTAATGCCAGCTGCTCCACCTCCGATGaag GTTGAGATAGTAAAAAACGTTCCTCAACCAAGCAATCCATTGAAATCCTTCAATTGGTCGAAGATACCAGAACAGAAACTCCAAGGTACGATTTGGTCCGAGCTAGACGATACAAAATTATACAACGTCATGGATTTAGAATCGATCGACAAGATCTTTTGTGCCTATCAGAAGAACGGTGTATCCGCTGAAGGTTCCATCGAAGATCTACGTACTTTgggaaagaataagaaaactaTGTCGGTGATCGACTCGAGAAGAGCACAGAATtgtacgatattattgtcgaaaCTTAAATTGTCTGACAACGAGATCACCAGAACGATACTGTCGATGGACCAACAGAATATACTACACATTGACATGGTcgaacaattattaaaatacattcCTTCGTCGGAAGAAGCTGCTCTTTTAGATATGCATCAAAAGGAATTACAAAATAGGGCTGATTGTTTCCTCTATCAGATTTCAAA AGTTCCTCACTACGAACAGAGACTTAGATCGTTAcactataaaaagaaattctcagCTAGTATAGCAGAATTAACACCAAGAATGAGAGCGGTTCTTGAAGCTAGTCGTCAAGTTGCAAGATCTAGAAGACTCAGGAAATTATTAGAACTGGTTCTAGCTCTTGGGAATTATGTAAATCGCGGAAATGCTCGCGGTAATGCTTGTGGATTTCGATTAGCTTCTTTGAATCGTCTAGTTGATACGAAATCTTCTTGCTCAAAAGGCACCACTCTTTTACACTATCTCGTACAAATCCTTGAATCAAGGTTCCGTGAAGTTTTAGATATTGAAGAAGATATGCCGCATGTTAGGACAGCTGCTAGAGTTAGCATGGCTGATCTTCAAAAAGAAGTGGCTAACTTGAAGAATGGTTTGCAAGACGTTCAAAGGGAAATTG aatttcaTCGAGGCCAATCTCAGGTATTGCAAGGTGACATGTTTTTACCAGCTATGAGAGACTTCCAGGCGCAAGCCACATGTAGATTAGCCGAAGCTGAGGACTTGTTCCAAGATATGAAGACTAGA TTTGACCGAGCTGTTAGACTATTCGGTGAGGATTCTGCGGGTGTACAACCAAACGAATTCTTTGGTATATTCGAAAACTTCCTTCAAGCGCTTGCTGAAGCTAGACAAGATGTTGAAAACATGAGAAAGAAGATCGAGGAAGAAGAACGTCGTGCTAAACAGGAACAAGAG CTGCGAAAAAGGacaatggaaagaaaaaattctcgtGAAGGAATATTAAACAGTATATCATTAAGTAAAAAGAACGAAGCTAATGGTAATCAAGGAGACAACAAAGGTGAATTCGACGATCTAATTTCTGCGCTTCGTACCGGAGATGTTTTTGGCGAAGACATAGCCAAATTTAAAAGATCTAAACGTAGGCCGGTAACACCATGTGGTCAAGAATCACGTAGGCATAGCGCTCATAGGGAAGATTCACGAGAACGACATTAG
- the LOC124428716 gene encoding 39S ribosomal protein L30, mitochondrial translates to MTSKSKVLTTFVRNYSAPKHWISDAVKYEKITYYPRSPNHKDPPIVPSKLLMVTLVKPFAGNPYWEKNILKQLGIAEKGRDPVVVKNIPEVCAMLWKVKHLVKIIPIKLPDKLPNTDDFGGSYLHENGTFYVVPKIDPLRMASTEKFENDPKKLEGSTIIETLRLQWLNGTLP, encoded by the exons ATGACAAGCAAATCAAAAGTTTTAACTACTTTCGTCCGCAACTATTCAGCACCGAAACATTGGATTTCGGATGcagtaaaatatgaaaaaatcacATATTATCCAAG ATCCCCAAATCATAAAGATCCTCCAATTGTACCATCCAAGCTTTTAATGGTTACATTAGTAAAACCTTTTGCCGGCAATCCTTAttgggaaaaaaatatacttaaaCAATTGGGTATTgcagagaaa GGAAGGGATCCTGTGGtagttaaaaatattccaGAGGTATGCGCAATGTTGTGGAAAGTAAAACATCTTGTcaaaattattcctattaaattACCGGACAAGCTGCCTAACACAGATGATTTTGGTGGAAGTTATCTGCATGAAAATGGAACCTTCTATGTTGTTCCCAAAATAGATCCATTGCGTATGGCGAGCacagaaaaattcgaaaatgaTCCAAAAAAATTGGAAGGCTCGACAATAATAGAAACGTTAAGATTACAATGGTTAAATGGTACTTTaccttaa